A region of the Sarcophilus harrisii chromosome 3, mSarHar1.11, whole genome shotgun sequence genome:
gtttgtgGTTCCGTGTTCAGCGTTTTCTTTGTGTGCAGGAAATACGCAGGTGTTCATTTGTTGCTGTGCAGTCCCGCgggactctttgtgacccatcggggttttcttggcagacatactagagggatttgccatttccttcttcagttcgtcttacagatgaggaaaaaggagcCAAACgggattaaagtgacttgctcagaatcatacagcCGGGAAGTACCTGAGGCCCGACATGAAGTCGTTTTCCGGACTCCACATTGAGAGCTCTCGCTCCCGGTTGCCCCCAAATACTTGACAATAGAATAAAAGCCGGACCCATCCCGGATTCCTATCGTATGtttctgtccccccccccccccccccccggagccAGAGCTTTAAAGAGTCTCCCAGGTGCCCAGGGAGGGGGTTCAGAGGAAAGGGTCCGCTCCCTGGTCTGGGGGATGAGGACATTTACTGTCCGCTCTTTGTTGGCCACATGACCCCGTGGGGCTGGATGAAGGGCGGGGATTTGCTGTGGACACGCACTGGACCCGCACACAGCCATCGGCCTCTTCCTCGCAGTCCGACGGCGGAACAGGAGCCAAGAGGACCGTGGGTCTTCGGGGTCCGAACGAGCTCCGAGGGCTCCGCGCTGCCGCCTTCGGGGCCGCCGGGAGACTGTTCTGCGGCGCGTTCCAGCGCTCGGGGCTCACCGACGGACGTGAGACCCGCCGGCCGCCAGGGCCGCCTCCGCCAAGCGGGGCCCGGAGCCTTCCTGGAGCCGCGGGGGGCTGGGGGGCAGTGGGGCGTCGGGGGCAGACGGGCCCCTGGAGCGGCCGCAACGCCTCGGGCCCGTCCGGGAGCTTCAGGGTGAGACGGGCCGTTTTCCCGGTTCCGcgtaaacccccccccccccccccccctcccccccccccccccgcttctGGAGACCCCCACCGTCTCCGTTCTCTGGGCGTCCCCTTCTCTCGGGGCCCTGGCGGACGGACCTCGCTTTCCTCCTACAGAAAGTGTCCGACGTTACAGCTACCGAGGGGTAGAGACTGCGTGGGGATGGCTGAACCTCCCCCCTCCggccccccgcccccccgccgcccccccccccccccccccctcgagCCTGATAACGCTAATCACGGTCCCCAGCATTTGTGCAGTGAGCGCAGGCTCAGGAATAACACACCTAGAAACTGACACCGGAGACGCTCCCTCCCCACGCCCCCCCCCAGTCCTCCAAGGCCATAGAGCGCAGGGCCAGAGTGGCACGTCTCGATGGTTCCTTTCGGAGGACGGAAAAGCCGGAAGTGCCGCTGCCCGAAGCCTAGGAGGGCCTCTCTAGCCGAAAATAggctttcctctttccccccgcGACAGACATTCCGCAGGGCACGGCCGTCCCAGAGCCCGAGCTGGGATCAGAGGGCCAAGTCTGGGGGGTGGCAGTGGAAACCACGCGGCTCCTGGGGAGGCCATCGTGCACCAGGGATTGGCTGTCCTGCCGATCAATCACAGGGTCGCCCGGAGACCGCACGCGGAATTGGGCGGGAGGTAAGCCCCTGGCGGTTGGGCGGAGCGTGAGGAGGAAGGGCGGGGCAATCTAGGGGGCGGGACTTGTGGAACATTGGTTCAAGAGAGGGGGCGGGGAGGTCTGGCGCTGGGAGCGGAGATAAGAAAGGAGGCGGGGCTTGTAGGATGTAAGAACTAGGAGGGGGAGGGAAGTTCTGGCGAGTTTGGGGCGGAGTTAAGCGAGGAGGCGGGGCCAGTGGAACCCCGGGACTGGGGAGCGATGGGGCACGTGGAGAGGCTCCTGTCCGAGCCGGGGACGGGCGGGACTTGGGGGGCTCCGGGGTCCCGGGGCGGGCGGGACTTGGGGGGCTCCGGGGCCCCGAGAGCGGGGGGGACTTGGGGGGCTCCGGGGCCCCGGGGCGGGCGGGACTTGGGGGGCCCCAGGGGCGGGGGGGACTTGGGGGGTCCCGGGGCGGGCGCCCCAGAAGGTACTATCGGGCTGCCAGAGGAAGGTCCTGCCCATGGCGTCCCACACAAATTCGCCCCAACCCGCCGGCCTCCCCGCTGGCGACCCCATCCTCCGGGCCCACCCCACCGCCCGCcgcgtttcttttttttttgccccccccccaccttttgtttttctttccccttttaaaggCCCAGCAtacccccctccccttcccctgatggattttaaaaagaaacgaCCCCCCACCCCCGGCCCCCCCGCGCCCCTTGTTCAAGGGGGGCCCCCTTTTCCCCAAACCCTCCGTTTTCTGTCCTCTTCGGTTAAAAACCCCTCCTTGCCATCCATCCCCCTCCTGGGTCCTGCCCccgtttctttaaaaaatacttccatttctcctttaccctcatccctccttccctcccggGGCGATCCCCCCTGCCACCCCCCCCTGATCCCCAAGCCCCCGCCCCTCCCTCGCCCCTTCTTGTTTCAGCCCCTCtgtttccccccttccctctgtCCCAAAACGACtggcctttttttcctccctcccagtATCTCCCTGGGTGCTGTCCTCAGCTTTCGTAGATTCTCTCCAGGCCTGACTTCTCAGGGCCTTCTAGCCCCATCTCCAACTGCCTTGGAGATATGTTGAACTGGATGTCCCCTGGACGGCTTATGCCGGACGTGTCCCAAACCGACCACggcatccccccccccccctcctccccatcccctttcTGACTGCTCCTTCCCAGGGTCTGGGGCTCCCAGAGTCCTCCTGcgctgctcctcctcctctctcccccaggGCTGTTGATGTCACCCTTGTAGCATCTCTGCTCTGACACGGCCCCGTCGCCTCGCCCCTGGGTGACTAACAGCAGCTGGGGGCAGGGGTCTACCTGCTACTTTTCAGATCTCTCAGCCTGCCCTCCTCCCACATCCCCTTTGATCCAAGGACACCAGCCTCCTTTGTTCTGAAAACAACACCCACCTCTGCCTCCGGCTTCCTTCCAGATCCCCCTAAAATCCCCCCTCCTACAGGAAGCCCTTCCAGAGGCCTTCTCTGTGGGGGGTATTGCTGTTCTCCCCAGAGATTTCCATGTCTCTCCGCCACGAGCTGCTCTTCAAGGGCAGGGCCTGGCCTTTGCTCTGGGGTCCCaagggcttagcacaatgcctggcacaaagtggGTGCTTACTCAGTGTTATCGGGACTGTCCGGAGGGTGGCAGGGACACGGTGCTGGGAACGCGGGGCACTGCGGGGCAGCCAGGACAGGGGGGCGGGGACGGCTGCCTGGAGCTCTAGGTGTGGGAAATGGCAGAGCCGGGGATGTGGAATGCCGGGAGCTTCCAGGGACGTTATCAGGACCCGGGAATGATCGGAACGCCAGCTATCGCCTTCTGTCTGTTCCAGGCCAGGAACAGAGATGGCCAGCGAGGAGGAGCCGGAGGCCGCCCAGCCCCCCAGGAGAAAGAGGTTCACCATTCCCCTGGAGGAGGCTCCGCCCCTGGAGGTAGCTGGGGAAGGGCAGCGGGAGGAGACCCAAGGTGGGGCCCCTGGGCAAGGCACTGGGGGGGCTGGCGAGTGGGTCCCAGCCCCAGCTCAGTCCCTAGGCCTTGTAGGCCTTGGCCCAGGCCTTTCCCCCTGTACCTCAGTTTCACCCTCTGTCAAAAGAAGGGTGCTTGTGATGCCGGCAGAGAAAGGGAGGTTGGCCTCCTGCTGGGACCCTGAGGACAGAACTGGGAGCAGGAGGTGGGCAGAGGGGGCTCCGCAGGGAAGGAAAACCTTTCCAAAGGGCCCTGTCACTGGGGGTGCTTGGCTGGGGAGGGGGCGTAGGGGATGGGCCCGGGCTGAGCGCCTTtcctcttcctgactcctggaaCCCTCGGGACCTGGGGTTTACTATCAGCTTCAcagtcagtcaacatttattaagccctcaGACACAAAATCAGCTTGCCTTGGGTACAGAACCctgctttcctcctcccccatcctcAGGTGAAGTCCTTATTCAAGTCCAGCCGCAGCGCCCCTCCATCCGCCACCTCTGTCCGTGAGGCACCCCCAACCTATGCTGACTATACAACAGCCGGGCTCTGTTCTAGAGGGACCCGGCCTGAGGCTGCTCCCCAAGGGGCCCGGGCAGAAGCTGGTCCCCAAGGGGCCCGGCCTGAGGCTGCTCCCCAAAAAGTCGGGGCAGAAGCTGCTGCCCAAAAAGCCCAGGCAGAAGCTGCTCTCCAAGGGGCCCGGCCTGAGGCTGCTCCCCAAAAAGTCGGGGCAGAAGCTGCTGCCCAAAAGGCCCAGGCAGAAGCTGCTCTCCAAGGGGCCCGACCCGAGGCTGCTCCCAACCTGGGACTGCCTGCAGGAGACACTGCCAACCAGGGCCCTCAGGGGCCAAAAGCTCCCACCAAGAGCAGCAGCATCACTGTGAGCCCCCGACAGGTGAGACGGGGTATCCCCAGAACagcagggagtggggggggggaccAAAGCTCTCTCCTCACCTCCCACTTCTTGGCAGAGGGGAAATCCTGTCTTGAAATTCATAAGGAACGTGCCTTGGGAATTTGGAGAAATTGTCCCCGACTACGTTATGGGCCAGAGCACCTGTGCCCTCTTCCTCAGGTGAGCCCCGACCCAGTGACTCCTGCGGCCAACTTGCACATCTCGTCTCAGAGGAACGCTAGCTCTGAGAAAGTCACCGAGAGGCAGATTTGGGCTGGAAGAGGGGAGCAGGAGGTCCAGGCCCTGCCGGCCAGGGTGTGGGCATTCCAGGGGACCAGGAAGAATCTAGGGAGGGGCCCTGGTCCCTCCTCGAGAGCAGGGATTTTGTTCCCTCTCTTTGTGTTCCTGTCACATAGTGCCTGAACCTCGGAGGGCGTGACACATGCTCAGAGATTGATCAATCCCTCCACCCTTGGCATCCCCTTCCTTTCAGCTCCCCCCACAGAAGGGGTGGAGGCTCTGTTGGGCCCAGCCCCACCCCTTGACCTTGGTAGGGGAGCTCCTTGGGACCCCAGAGGCTGGAGCAGCAGACAGCTACTGCTCGGCTGGAAAGGCCTGTAGGGCAGGCCCAGGGATGGACCGTGGGTCCATCATCCCAGGGTCAAGTAGTTCCGGATCATGACTTAGCTGACCACAAGGGGACCCGGTTTTTGACCACGGGAATCTGACCATCTCCTCACCACAGAAAGGTCACAATTGTGCTGGTGGATGGAGGTCACCATTCACGTGGGGGGAACGGACACTTCTTGGAAATCCGTCTCCCTGAACAGCCGGCCTGAGTTCTCGGTGTCACGGGGGTGGCGTGATGGGAGATGGGTCTGGAGACCCAGGGTTAAAGGGATGTAGGGGACAGCCATAGAGCAGGAGAGCCACCGTCACTGGGCCCCAACGGGTAGCACAGTGGGTAGCGTGCCAGGAGGACCCGAGGCCAAACATGGCCTCCGACAGTCCCGGGCCATCGCTTCacccagtctgcctcagtttcctcatcagtaaggGGAGCTGGAGGAGATGGCAAAGCCTTCCCCGAATGGGGTCACGGGGAGCTGGGCGCGACCTCGACTAAATTGTCTCTACCCTCACTAAGTGTCTGACCTTTCAAGCCTCGTTTCTCATCTGTCACGAGGGGCTCTAAATGCTCGACTTCTTAGATGTGAACCCAAGGTGTCATCCAGGCTTCTGTCCCATTGTGGCTCCCAGAACCAGCCCCGTGAGAATCACAAAATAACACACCCAGAGGCCTCCTGCAGCTCGAAACTCAGGGTTCTCccgaggaagggggggggggtctggTCTGAGCCCCtcctccagatgaggaaactgagacccagagaaggggagggagccTGCCTGAAGTCACCCCTAAGGCCACCCCAAGTCCCATCCCATTTCCCCTTCTCCAGGCAACTTCGTGGGGAAAATGTGGGGGCAAGGACTGGGTCTTTAGGCAGTACCCAAACTTCATGTCCCAGGTTCTCTCCACAGCCTGCGCTACCACAACCTGCACCCCAATTACATCCATGACCGTCTGCAGGGGCTGGGGAAGAACTACGCCCTGCGGGTACTCCTGCTCCAAGTAGACGTGGTAAGGAGTCCCATCCCACAGCCCCCTCCCCGATCCCGGACAGACCCTTCCATCCACGGCCCCCCAGCTGCTGGGCTCTCTTCTGAACCCTCCCATGGGAGGCACTTCCTGTCCTAAGGGGCCTTCTGGACCATTCTGGGGTCTCAGCTCTGACGAGCAGatgtgcacacacaaacacacgtatacgcacatgaacacacacagagaacacctttttgttttcaattacaAATCTATTTTCTCATTACAAAAAGGGTGCACGGCCGGGAAACCATCTCCCCTGACCACGTCCAAAACAGCGGCTCGTTCTGCCCCGAGTCCGGCACTTCTCTGTTCGGTTTACTATCAGTTCTCTGAAATGGCGACTGACCATTGAATCTATCCTTCCCAAGTCTTTAAAAAAGCAGAGGGGCAGCGGGATGGTGCAGTGGAgggagcactgaccctggagtcggGAGGCccaggattcaaatctggcctcagacacttcctgctTCCagtatgatgctgggcaagtcactgaaccccaactgcctcagcaaaaaaaacaaacgaAAAGTGGAGCAGCCCTTAGGGCATTTTGTTCTCGGCTGTTTTTATTCTCCTGGGTATGTTCATTTCTGCCCTACTTCATATAGACAGACTTTCCTGGGCTTCTGAAATGCTCATTTCTTAACAAGGCAGAACGGGTTCATGGACCAGTGCGTCCAACTGTTGCCCAATAGATGGAATCTCTTCTGCTCCCAGTTCAGAAAGAGCTGCTGTGCTTTTCCATCCATGACTTCCCTTTGAGCTCTTTAGCTGTAGATCCCAGGTGGCGTCATCGGGCAAAGGGCATGTTTAGTCACCTTTGGGTCCAGGGATGAAGGCCGGCCTTATCAGGTCACAGCTCCACAGACTTAGTTACCGCCCCCCTCggcattgtcattttctttttccattaactTTGGTAATCTGAATGGTCTGAGATGGAACCAGAGTTGCTctactttgaattttaaaaggacCCACAAGTTCTATGAGCAGTAAATAGTGATTTGGGACCTTTTTTCTTCACAGCTTAGATTTCTGCCCCAAGAATTACCCATTTATGGCTTTTGACCATCTGTTGATGGAAAcagttttttcttctaattttaaatccttTGTATATCTTAAAAATGGGATCTTTACTGGAGAAAATTGCTGTAGAAATTGCCAATCCCTGATTacttacttttttgttgttgttgttaaggcaattggggttcagtgacttgcccacggtcacacagccaggaagtgttaagtgtctgaggccagatttgaacttgggttctcctgacttcagggttggggCTCCATCCACCACACTAACTAGCTGtaccccctcctttttttttttaaattttagctgcTCTGGTTTTGTTCATTCAAAACCTGTAACAAAAACTGTCTACTTTTTAATCTTCCCTGATCCTCTTTATCCACTGGCCACGAATTAGTACCTTAGCCAcatatggggaaaataattttttaaaaatttttttaaaaaggaaatttatgatTCTAAAGCCCCTGACCTTCCCCATTCTCAGTCtgtgacatcccctgttctaagaccctCCCAGCCCGGCCTTCCCTGTTCTAAGGTCTGTTCCAGCCCT
Encoded here:
- the ERCC1 gene encoding DNA excision repair protein ERCC-1; the encoded protein is MPGTEMASEEEPEAAQPPRRKRFTIPLEEAPPLEVKSLFKSSRSAPPSATSVREAPPTYADYTTAGLCSRGTRPEAAPQGARAEAGPQGARPEAAPQKVGAEAAAQKAQAEAALQGARPEAAPQKVGAEAAAQKAQAEAALQGARPEAAPNLGLPAGDTANQGPQGPKAPTKSSSITVSPRQRGNPVLKFIRNVPWEFGEIVPDYVMGQSTCALFLSLRYHNLHPNYIHDRLQGLGKNYALRVLLLQVDVKDPQRALKELAKMCILADCTLILAWSPEEAGRYLETYKSYEQKPADLLKEKLEQDFVSRVTECLTTVKSVNKTDSQTLLATFGSLEQLAAASQDDLALCPGFGPQKARRLFEVLHQPFLKEP